The sequence below is a genomic window from Colletotrichum destructivum chromosome 4, complete sequence.
GGGTCGGCCCagacggccttcttggcccaGTCGAAGCCGTGCAGCGGGAGGCCGTTGGTACGGTTGCGGTCGACGGtggtgccggcgtcgatgaggtcgAACTGGAGCGCGATGTCGTCCCAGGCAGTCGTGTTGTCGGGCTCGAACTCGCGGGTCCAGCGGGCGTAGAAGACGTCGAGCATGTAGATACCGTCGAGCCACATCTGGTCGATGTAGACGGGGTAGCGGTGGTAgaagccgccgtcgggagTACGGCCGGTGCGGTCGATCTGGTTCCGCAGGGTCTGGGCGGCCGTCTTGTAGATCTCGTCGCCGGTGGCGTTGTAGATGTCCAAGAAGGTGTGGCCGAAGCGGATGTCATCGATCgagttgctgttgttgtacAGCAGGATCTCTCCGTTCTGCGCCGGGTAGAGGAGGATGTCGGTGGCGTGCTTGACGTAGTCGTAGTACTTCTGGTCACCGGTGCGCTCAAACGCCCGCAGGACGCCCGAGTAAAAGGACGAGATGGTGTAGGCGTGGGTAggctcgacgccgtgcttgATCTGGGAGTCGGCCATCCAGGTCAGGTAGCGGGGATCGCCATTGAGCTTGCCGGGcttgatcttctcctcgggggCAATCGAGAACCATCCGTTGGGCAGCGAGATGGCCgcggaggagagggaggcgcTGGCCAgcgcggtggcggcgatggaggtgATCTTCATTGTTTGGATGCTGTTCCCGCTGACTCTGGACTCTAGAGATGAAGAGCAAAGCTGGTGGACATTATGCGCACTTCACGGGCTACATGGCTTCCTATTTATAAGCTGCTACCTCACGATGGAACACTCGTCAGGCTCACCTCAACAATGTCGTAAAATCGCCATTTCCCAGGTTCCCCTCACGGGTGACTGGACCAAGATTTAGCCAAGAGATGGCCAGCTCAGTGAATTGACTCGGTTCCACCAGCTTATCCGAAGCGTCTCCATGACATGGAACAATAGCTTCGAGTGGAAATCCCCCAGGATTCGGCATCTCAACAAGCCATAGCAACAGCAAGAGCAACAGCAATGATGTCAAGCCGAGGACGGAGAGGCTGGTGGCCGCTGGCCGTCAACATCCAGACGGAAAAGCAGGGTCTTAGTTAAATCAGACTGCGGGGTTTACCCTGCTGTTTATCTCTTGAGTTTGCGGGGAATATGTTGGGGTTGCGAGTCTGGCGCGGGGAACCCCAATAGCTTGTCCTTATGCTTAATTTTCCACCTGGGGCGACCCATGTGATCCGTAGCGATGAGCTCTCTCTGGATGTCAACTTTCCCTTGGCCATTGAGTAGTTGTTCAGTCAGACGGTCGTTGGTCGATGTCATGAAACAAAGGAATGCGGCTCCGAGATCCGATGAGACAGGATCGAGCTCGACACCCTCCCGCAAACCAAACAACCCCTCACCTCCCCCGGCGCCTCACGGGAGACAGACGTGCGACATCCCTCCAGGTGCCGGGACGGCAGTCGTTGTTCGGGGGCATTGTGGCTGCCTCCCGTAGGCTTTCCGCTGACCGTTTCCAGATGCCGCCGCGTTCCAAGGATCGTATCTGCACTGGCAATTCCTCCGACTGTCAGCGATCAACCACACcacctcaccaccacctctcGCAAGTTTATACACCAATCAGAAGCGGCGGGTCCCCAAAAGAGAGTGGTTGAAATGGTGCAACGAGCCGATCACGTCCCCCTCGGCTGGTGTTAGGCCGGGCTGCCTGCGTCTAATCCTTGGCGCTGCCCCCGACCTGACTGGGCGGTGACAACGCCTCATATTAAAGCAATATGCAGCATCGCCATTTTGCCAAGACAATCCCCTGGAGGgtttctctctcccacttGTACCGCATCTTGACTTTTCCGCCGAGAATGACGGCCCGTCGCCTGGGGTCTTTTCCGCGCCGTTATGGCCGAGCGGCCATCCAAGGGCCTTATCCAAGCCCCCGGAACTTTCGCTCGTTCGCATAGCAAGGCCGGATCTTGGTGCAGCGCCCGGCCCGACTTATGCCCGTGGACCGTGGTTGCTTGGACTAACTGTGATGATCCAACCTCTCTGACTTCTAAATGCCTCGGACTATGTCTTGCTATTGACCTTTCTGGGCGGTTGTAACGTTGCACGTTGACTTTTGTCAATTGCCGCATGACATCTCGGCTGAAACGCAGCAAAGacgcatcgtcggcggcgcctgcTAGGATACGTAGAGGGTTGATTGTTTAAACGCTCTATTTGCGAAGGAATAAACGTTGATGTTGGTCATGTTTAATATTCTGGCGGTAAAAAGTCGTGGCAATCTCCAAAATGTTACAAGGCCTAAACTTGCCCTTACAGTTGATCGGGGACTAAGAAACTACGAGCGCCACCTTTCGATATGCTATCTGGTAGAAACAGGTCCTATCTTCAGCTCTATTTTACGATATATCAGACGTGACTGTGGACTCACCAATATGCCATTAGGATAGAGTAACAGAAGCGAATACGTTTGATCTCGCTCACCTTCCCTTGTGTGGATTCACATGAGAGAAAAGTAAAACTTGGGAACAACGATGGATATTTCCTATCCGGAGCTACAACTCCCAGTCCGAGAGTCTCAGACCAACCGCTGACTGTTGATGAGCCGAAACAAAACTGTTCGATCTGAGCGTTTGCTGTGATACGAAACCAGAGGTTTACGACCTATTTATGCCACCCAAATATATAGCTTCCCGTATGCTCAAAGTAAAGTGTCAGCAGTTGTTGTAAAAGCCATATAATAATATCCTGTGTAGGATGGCTCGGGAAAGCACTTCTCGATTTTCGTTCTTCTGTCAACTTCTCACCTGTAGCCTTGAAGGATGCAGTTTTCTGGAAACAGTGGTAGACAACAGCACACAATTTGTCGGATCTCGACGTCCGCTGGCTCATCATTCTTGAAGAGAGTCAACTGCGCAGCTCTTGGACATTCGCCAAAGATTCTTCGCCCCAAACAAGGAAAGTGCTCTCAATCCAGTACTTGAGCAAGGATGTCGGAGTTGAAACACGGACCGTCCCTTCTGTGAGAAAACTCGTTTAACTCTTCTAGTGAGTGCACTGTGTCGAGTATCAAACCAATCCCATTCGCTCTTCACACATCAATTGGTAACATGGAATCTCGAAGCAGCCCAACCGAATATCCATAATCTCAACTTGACAAAAGCCCGGCTCTTGGATGGTTCTTTAGCAGTGATTGTGGTGGGACGGCGGGTCCCCCCGTCCGATCAAACGCCGGTCGAGCGGGCCCGCGTGCCCCCGATATGCCATCACGCCGGCAATAGGTCCGTTCGCAAAACTCTCAAAAAGCCTCAACTCCACTCGCCTCGTCACGTCCAGATCGCCACAAGCCAGCCTCAAGCCTCACCTTGCCTTTAGGAACTAGACACTGTCGTCTCTTTGTCCGCATACAACGAAGCGAAAAACAAAAATACAAGGGAAAAAACTTCAACATGGCCGAACAACGGACGGTCCACCAGCCCATTCACCCCTCCGTCCGCGCCAAGCTGGACCCGGAGTACGTCGCCctccacgacgccgtcatccagTACATGGAGCCCTCCGAAGCCCGCCCCTGGGACCCGGCCTCGCGCTCGGCGCCGAACCCGCTCGCGCACACGACGCAGAGGCTCTCGCCCGTCGGCGTCACCCGGGACGAggaccttggcggcggcgtccaggcGCGCGTCTTCGTGCCCGAgggcacggcgccgtcgccggatGGGTGGCCCTGCATGGTCTGGctccacggcggcggctgggtcAACGGCGGACTGGACAGCGAGAACGGGTTCCTGACGCACGTATGCCGATGTAGGTGTCGCCCTTtgagttttttttttaagggtttttttttttttttaatcCTCCTCGTGCCAGACGTTGGCAGTGTTTTGTTGACGAGAGCCCAACAGACGTGCGATGCGTGGTCGTCACCATCAACTACCGCCACGCCCCGGAACATGTCTatcccgccgccgtcgacgactgCCTCGCCGGTCTGAAATGGGTCGTCGACCCGGCGAACGCAACCCGGCTCGGCATCAACACGAGTCTCGTCACAATCGCCGGCCTCTCCGCGTTCGTCAATCTCCCCCTCGTCTCCGAGACGATCCCCTCCCACCCCGCCCTCTCTCCGTAAGACCGACTGACACAACCACCAGAGGCGGCAACCTCGCCGCGGTCCTGACAATGAAGGCTGCCCTCGCCAACATCCGCCCGGCCCCAATCTCCCAGCTCCTCATCTGCCCCGTCATCGACagcaccgccaccgccgagacGGGCTGGGCGACCACCAAGTACGTCCCCTGGCTGACGCCCGGCCGCATGTCATGGTACCAGAACCTCTACTTCCCCCGCCCCGAGGACAAGGCTCGGTGGGACGCCTCGCCCTGCTTCGCGCCGCGGGACGTCCTCGCCCGCAGCCCGAGGACGtggctcgccgtcgccgaggtcgacctgCTCACGCCCGAGGGGCTCGCGTACGCCGCGCAGCTAAAGGACGCCggggtcgaggtcgagacggAGGTGTACAAGGGCGCGACGCACTCTGTTCTCGTGCTCGCCGGGTAAGTGGCCGTCTTTTGCTTTCCGTCCATCTCTTCGTCTTTGtttctgtctgtctgtctgttttTACTTTGGCCTTGAACGTCGACTCTCTGACCTTTTTTTTCAGTGTGCACCAAATCAGCAGGAAGCTGGTCCACGACGCCTGCGCCGTGCTCGCAAGGGGCTTCGGCTCGACTTATGAtcctgctgccgccccgATCCTGTCGCAGCAAGAGTAGGTCAACGACTCTTTTTAACGGGCGGTGCGGCCGGCGGTGTTGGTCTCCTCACGTATCGAACGATCGATGATTCCCGCGAGGTGTTCTTCATGACGATGTTTTTTTCTCGTCACCGCAAAGTAGTGCATAGAACGAAACTTCTTTATTTACAAGCTATATACCATCAAGGCTCTTATGTAACTCTGCTACTCGTCGAAGTGAACAATACAACGTCAGGCGCCAAAAGATTCTACCTGGTCTACCGGTCTATTATGCTGGGAAGAAAAGGGCGGGATCTAGAACATATCAAGTCCAATGCGAACAACCTATTCGGCCATCAGGAGCTTCTGCAACTCGGCGAAACGAACGGGCTTTGGCAAAAagacgtcgaagccggccgaCTCGGCATCCCGCCGGGCATCCGAGCTGGCCAGACCAGTCAGGGCGACGACAGTCGTGGCCTGCAGCTTGTTCTCGCGCTCGTACTCGCGTATCCGCTTCGTCGCCTCGAAGCCGTCCATGACGGGCATGCTAATGTCCATGAGGACGAAGTCGAACCGCCGGCGCTTGCTGGCGGAAGCCGCGGTCGACGCGCTCGAGGCCGCGATGAACTTGTCCAGCGCCTCCTGCCCAttctcggcctgctcgaacGAGAAGCCGCACTTCTTCATGAACATGACGAGGAGCTTGAGATTGATCTGGTtatcgtcgacgagcaggatGTGTAGCGTGTGTTGCTTCTGCTCGACGATGACTGGCTGTCCGCCGTTCAGCGCCGGGGACACTGCGAGAGCGCCGAGAGGCTTGATCAGCGGCTGAACGGACATGGCTGGTTCCAGTTCAGACACCTTGGCATCTTGGTGGAGAGGCGTGCCAACCCTTTCAACCTCGTGGATCCGCTTTTCGCTGCTGGTCAAAGACCCGGCTGGGATTCCTGCTGCCCCGTGGTTCTCCCTCATGTCTTCGGCACGCTTGAGGCAGTGGGTGAagaccttggccagcttTCTTGGGCCACAGCTACATGTATTGTTAGTGATAAGGGGAGACCAAGCACGCCCGGGGAACGACAAAGAACACTCACGGTTGGGGGATCACTTCTACAATCTCGGAAAACTCCGTCAAAAGCTTGCTGTGCTCTTGCAGAATGCGTACCGCTTCTTCGGCATTCGGGCTGACGATGACGAAAGGAGCCTTCCTGCGGCTCTTGCTCCTTTGCGTGTTGTCCCTGAACCGCTTCTCAAGGATTTCGACAGAGGGCGGTTCGGAGTACAAATAGATGTCGGCCTCCGGTGGACTCGCCGTGTCTTCCCTCGCAACCGACATCTGAAACCACTCGGTGCACGTCTCAGTAAGGATCCCGGTCAACTTGGCCGTTGGTGTGCTCAAGGGCTGTGATTCAATTTGGGAGCCATCTGTCGCGTCTAGAAAGACGACTTGCAAACCCCGGGTCTGTTCGACGGCGTTGCGCATCACATCGTCGGGTTCtccgcgggcggcgtcgtcggaAACAGGGGAGAAGCTGAGATGGACGTCGATTTCGGTGCCCCTGTTCTGTTCTGACCTGACCTCCAGGCTTCCTCGTAGGGAGTCGACAATCTGCTTGACAATGCTCAAACCCAGGCCAGTACCAGGTTGAAAAGTGTCTTCCTGACTGAAAGGGAGGAACAGCCGCGTCTGCTGGAACTCTTCGGACATGCCCTTGCCGGAATCCGCCACCCGTATCAAAGCATCAATCTTTGACCCTTCGGCCCTCGCTTGGCCGCTGagggagacgaggacgaaacCGGACGACGTGTACTTCAGGGCGTTGCCGAAGAGATTCATGATGATTCTCCGGAGGGCACCGGGCTGCGTCTTGACCAGCCAAGGGGTCTTCGGGTCGATGTCTATCAAGACGGACACCAAGCCCTTGGAGCCTTGATGCTGGAAGTTGACCACTGACCTGACGTTATTCGACTCGTTGACACTGATGCTGGGCTTGGGCGCCTCGAACGGTCCGGCGCCTGCTAGCTTCTTGAAAGCGTgaccggcggcgatggcatcaacgacttcctcgacgagcatggcgaggtcgacgacggacgTCATGCTCAAGCTTTCCAGCGAGTCGGAGGTGATGGCGACAGGCCTGTTCTGGTTCTGTCTCGCACGCTTCCTCATCTGTGCCCGGCCGAGCCTGTTGATCTTGCTGTAGTCGAGTACGTGGTTCAGTGTGTCGAGCAGAGTCTTGCCACAGGTGGCGATGGAGCTGATGAGGCCGGACTGGTAGGGATCGGTGCTCGTATCTTGAAGGAGCTCGGCAGAGCCCAGGATTCCGTGCAAGGGGCTGCGCAACTCGTGGCTCATGCTGGCGATAAAGGTggtcttggcggcctcgttCTTCTGGCTGTTGATGCGGCCGACCTGGGTCatgatgctgttgctgaaAGCCCGGAGATAGGACAGGTCTTGGTCGAGGTTCATCATACGGCCCGTCACCGACGTCCACAGGAAGCAACCGCCGGCGAGCTTGTCCTCCCCGTAATCGAACAAAGgaacgaagacgacggctTTCGCTCCGGGGATCTTCTTGAGAAGCTCTTCGTGGACCATCTTGACCTTTCGCCGCCTGCCCTCGGATCGATCGACggggacggcgccgtcgacgcccatGGTCTCCCTGTCGCTCGcgctgtcgtcgccggaagagacgccgatgccggcctcggtgaAGGAAAAGGTCTTGCCCATGGGGAACATGGAGAAGTACTTttcgaggatgccgagagACAAGGCCGGGCCCTGTTCGATTTTGGCGCGCGCACGTTCGTCCGCcaccgagaagctcaagatcTTACAGGGTCTCGAAGCGGGCGACGTGTCTGAGTCGGAACTGTCGAGACCAGAGCCCGAAGTGGCGGGTCGAGCgacatcttcctcgtccgaggAGTTGTTTCTGCCAGACCTGGAACGGCTCACCGGCGCAGCGCTGGTCGTTGCGGTGGCGCCGAAGAGGGCAACGCCATCGGCGAGGGTCGACTGACGGAGGACCTCGGCTGCACGGTTGAAAAGTTTCGACAGGCCGTCGGCTCTCGGCTGGGGCACCTTCTTaggggagggcggcgtctcggagaggggaggcggcggctcggACTGACTGGATGTCGATGACTCCTTCGACCGATCCCGGGCTTCGGCGTTGCGGAAGTACGAGTTGGAGCGCGGCAGGGGACGTCTCGTCGAGGTGAGGGCCATGTCAGGGGGGCGTACAGTCGAGGGGCTCCGAGGGAGCTCGTCCTTGGGCGCCGTGTGGTCTTCGTTGAGGGTCGAGCACCCTTCGATGAAGGTGGCCAGACCACGGACGATGCGCTCGCCCTTGAAGCGGTCGACTCGGTCCCGGGCCCATTCCAGGTGCTCCATGACGGTCTGGGCGACGCCCTGCATGAAGCGGATCTCATCAGCCGTCAGACCATCGTGAGGACGCTCGTCGGAGACGGCAAAGGAGCCGATCTTGTGGCCGGTGCGCGAAATGATGGGCACGCCGGCGTAGAAGCGCACGCCGGGCTCGGTCAGCACGTAGGGCCGGTTGCAGAAGCGAGAGTCTTCACGGCAGTCGTTGACGATGAGGCCGGTGGCGGTATACGGCTTGCCTCTGTGGTCGAGGCCGGTACAGGTGTTCACCAGAGAGTGTTCGCAAACAGCATCCGGGCGTGACaagatgacggcgccgactaGTGGTAAGTTACAGTTGTCAGCACATCGGCTCCAACCATGTAGGCActcgcccctctcccctcacCTCTCTCCACCTCCTCTCGATGTGTCTTGGAGAGGCGAGGCTGGTGATGGGGATGAGAAACCAGAAGCCGACGTGCTATCggcatgatggcggcgtttTTCCCTCCAGAAGCAGTACGGGCAGTGTGATGTTCTATATTGGACAGGcaaggaaagagagagaaagaggaagagagagagagagagagagagaggctaGCTACGTACGCCACAAATCACCATTGGTACTGCTGGGCTGGTCCCCGTCTTTGTTCAGGCCGTCGCTCTGGTGGTCTtgcaggtcgtcgaggtctcCGAGCTGGACGTTGCgggtggcctcggcgaggattGTCTGGGTGGTGGTATCGATCAGCGATACCATGGCACGCTTGACATTGAGCCGCAAGACGGCCAGCTGGGCAAAGGCGGTCAGAGCCTTGTCAGACGAGGGCTTTGGCTTGTAGCCGCTCCCGTGTAAGTCGGGGGCGGCGATGCTgtcgacgctgagggcgACATTGAGCGACGACCCCTGGGCGACTTGCCAACTCTGGAGATATCGCTGCACCTCGCGTTCGCGCTGGGCTTCGGACATCGGATGAGAGATGCGAGGattgcgcgcgcgcgctcaCCGAGGGGGGGGCACAGCAGGGGTGGCGAtaggagaaagaaggaggggcGGGTGAGAGCGGGTGAGAGCGAGTGAGAGCGAGTGAGATCGAGTGAGAACGAGCGAGAACGAgggtgagtgagcgagtggCGTATGAGCCTTGTCTCCAGTGGCTGGTGGTCTATGGCTGTGGTTTGTTAaggcagcgccggcggctcAGTCACAtctgccctcggcctcgtccgtcttcgtcgtcgccttcgtcttcgtcgtaatcgtcgtagtcgtcgtcgtcgtcgtcgggttTACTTTTCGGGAAGTTTGCctgtttttctctctttACTTTTCTGCTTCTGGCGGGGCAATGTCCGGCGTGGGGGGGACGCTAGAAGGGCTAGAAGGGACTGGGCGGGACTAGCACAAGGGGGGGTTCTCGGTTTTGCTGGTTAGATGCATTTCCGGGGCGCGGGTGTGGCGGCCTTAGATGCGCCTTACCCTTTTAAGCGCCTGTTGTGGCAGGTGAGGTGAAGAAATACTAATCCTGCCGAGAGTTTCCTCATGTCTTGGGCGCGTGGTATTACATCATAGGTAACCGTCAGCCGGGTCCACCACCATCGAGATCGAAGgatgccccccctccccccaaatATTCAGTTCTAGATGGGCCCATGAAGCGCGGCCCAGGCAATGACTCGAGGAGAGATTTCCTCCAGTTTACAGCTCTGCAGACTGCACTGAACCAACTTATTGCAATACTCCTCGACATTTAAAAGGTGCATCTTGCCCATCTTTCTTATACTGGATATAGTACTCATTAGTAAGCAAAAATACACCTACACGTATCCATGGGTTGGATGTCGACTGCATCTTGGAAGCCCAGGCCCTATCTCGACTCCATTACTCACCCCCCTGTGCAGATTTACCCTGTCTGACTCGAGTTCCAAATCTCATTCTCAACGGCTCGAGTGGGTGGGATGAGGCGGAATCTGACCCGCTGTCACTCTGCAAACCTGCCCGGTCcagtacctaggtacggatacactgGCTGATGTTGCTGTTGATTCTCCCTTGGTTCTCCCCATTATAGCAAATCCGTCGCCCATGCTTGATAACCTAAATATCCCGCAGACAGGAAAATAGGCCAACAAGCGAATATACACCAAAACAATACAGGTAGGTTGAAAGTCGTATATTCACCTGGGTCGGGTATTCCAAAAGCTGCGATGAAAATCTCGGCCGAGAAATGGCAGCCTAGCCACACTTTGCGGTCCCGAAGTCAACGTCAGAAAGGTCGTGAAATGCTAAAGCTCGATTATGGTCCATCCTCACGACTCAAATCGTTGTCCTTCCACAGTGTTTGGTTATTCCAAGGTTTTTATTTCGGTTGGGGGTTCTTTTTTGGGTTTTTCTTCATGCACCGGCAAAAGCAATCAAACACTGCCAGGCAGACGCCTGTTCATATGCAATGACCACCCATCCACGTCTTGTATTAACCTCTGATTGCGATATCATGCATACTTGATAACCACTCATGAGCTGACAGATAATGATATCCTAGTTTTCCGGCTGACTTGAGAGGTGGTGAAAAGAAAATACCTGGATCGCAATCGAGTCAGAAGCAAATACAACGGAAGCTGGCATAACAACTTAGCGTCCAAATGTGCTCTCAACCGGATAAGAGATCTTCCACAAGGACATTGTACCGTTTAACTCCGACAGATCGCTGCCTACTTCTTCGTCGCAACCTAGGTCGAGATATCCGGACTTGACTCCTCAGTCTGCAACGATTGTCCCGGGCTGGAGAGGGTAAGAGGGAGCGTGAGTCGGTTTCTTGCAatggtcgacgacgcccagCGACCATGAAGACTATCTGATGAACGTAAATCTCCACCCATATATATCAGCTTGTCTCGAAAACCTTTGTTTCCAATATGTGTTGCCTCTCGGCATTTGATCCAGTGCCGACCCTCTTGGTACCTGGAACCCGTCGCGTTTGCTACTTCACGATGCCGAATGGGGAAACGAGGAGAGACATTGCCAGAGCTAGTCTCGCGCCTCTCCCGCTTGGCGTCCCAACGGCCAGTgactcactcactcatgCCATGACTAACAAGAAACACGCACGACTAACAAGCCAGACTTAACTCACCGATCGATATACTCAATCAATTCTCCGACAGCCTTGACTCTCTCTTTTTACACCCCGACCAGCAAACCGCCACCGGCCATGGGCTCTCCACTCTATaccgtcctcgtcaccggctccgccggccacctcggcgccgctcTGAtgctctccctcccctccctcggccACGTTCcgctcggcatcgacatccTCCCCTCTCCGACAACAACCGTCGTCGGCTCCATCACCGACCGCGCCCTCATCGCCTCACTCCTCGCCCGGAACCCGTCCATAGCCCACATCGTCCACGCCGCGACCCTGCACAAGCCGCACGTCGACTCGCACCCGCACTCCGCCTTTGTCGACACCAACGTCACCGGtaccctcgtcctcctcgaagaggcaaccgccgccgccgccgccgcccccctgcttcctcgacgacgcatcgcctccttcgtcttcatctcgacgacctcggccttTGGCGGCGCCCTATCCCCGCGCCCTGGCCGACCCGCTGCCTGGATCGACGAGTCTGTAGCCCCCGTCCCGAAAAATATCTACGGCGTGACCAAgtgcgccgccgaggacctctgcgccctcgcccaccgCCAGTCGTCCCTGCCCGTGCTCGTCCTCCGCACCGCGCGCTTCTtccccgaggccgacgacgacgccgaccgcCGTGCCGCCCTACCCGACGACGCGAACCTCAAGGTCTGCGAGCTGGCCTACCGCAGGgccgacatcgccgacgtTGTCTCCGCCGTGGTGTGCGCCATGGACAGGGCGGCCGACGTCGGGTTCGGGAAATACATCGTTTCCGCCCCGCCCCCGTTTTCCCAGCCCGCCATccacgacgatgacgacgacgacgacgacgacgacgacgacaggaACGGGAAGGTCGTGAAGACACAGCTCCTGCGGCgcctggacgaggatgcgggTGCGGCGCTACGGGAGGCCGTGCCCGGGTGCGCGGCCGTGTTTGAGAAGCTTGGATGGGGGTTCCTCGGGCGGTTGGACCGGGTGTACGACTCCTCCAAGGCGGTCAGGGAGCTTGGGTGGAAACCCGAGTGGACTTTTGAAAAGGTCGTCGAGAGGCTGGCAAGGGGGGAGGACTGGAGGAGCGAGCTGACGCACAGGGTCGGGAAGAAGGGGTACCATGCCGTGCCAACGGGCGTGTACACGTCGTGAGGGTTATGCAAATCTGGGATCGAGAACGTTGATGAGGTACGAGAGGTTTGTTTGTACACCTCGAAGTGAGAGGTTCTGTGGACAGTGGGTGGGTTCTGTGAAGACTTGATGATTTCATATTTGGTATTGAAAGTCTATGTGTGCTTCATCATGATGTCCAACGAAGAAGGTAACAAAAGAGGAAAAAGCGCAAATGGGTACTCTGGAAATAAATGGGTACTAACAACAAAACCGCCAATATGTGCAATGCATCGTTGGGTGTCTCATCTCTCTTCTTCAAGGCTATGCAATCTCCCCGGTGTCCCTCTCACTTAGAATACCAAGCTCATGCCCCAAGTCTAGAATCTGCGACGCCACGGCCTCGACATCCCACGTCTTGATGGGGACCCGATGTGCGCCGTCCCACTCAACGAGCCGCGTCGTGCCCGGCTGGCAGTACTGCTTCAGCAGCCGGCGATGGTGGTCCAGGCCGGCGTCCTTGAGGCCGTGGACGTGGATGGTCGGCAGCTTCAGCATGTGGGCGGTGGACGAGCCGTTAGGCCAGTCGTGGAACTCGACGCTGGCCTCGgaggcgtcgccgacgccctgcGGGGCCTCGAGGCGGTCATCCAGCACGATCAGTGGCGCGCGGCCGGCGAGCAGAACACCAAACTTCCAGTCAGCGGAaccgccggccgaggcgatgCGCTTGCCGTATTTCTGCTTGAGCATCTGCTGGGTGTACATGAGGCTCGCGCTGATCTTTGCCCCTTGGCTGAAGCCCAGCAGGCCAACCCATTCGCCCgtggcgccgagggcgtcgtcgtcgtccatggccaTGCGTAGCTGGAAGtggatctcggcggcggcggtctcggcgtcgacggcctggtGCTCAGGGAGCCAGCGCAGCCAGCGGCGGAAGGGCCCGTAATCGCCGTAGACGGAGACGATGTCGTGGTGGGGGGCGCAGATGAAGGGCCCGTCGACGAACACGAGGCGGAAGTGGTTCTTGAGGCGGGTGATGAGGGCGCGGCACTGCACCTTGAAGACGGAAGCGTTGACGCCGCCCCCGTGGAGGCAGAGGATGCGCGGTAAGTGAAGCGTGGGGTCGGTGCCCGGCGGGAGCGACGTTGCACTTGGCATGTTGTGTGTTTGAACTGAGGGGACTGATGCTAAAGCAGAGTCGAGTCTACTTCTGCGTGTGTCTCGGTCTCTCTCGGGTGCTGTATAATGGCGATAAGAGCGAGGTGTGTATGTGCGTGTTGTAGATAATGTTGGTGCAAGGAGAAGACAGACTTTTCGGGACCGAAGAGTCGAAGATCGGGTACTGGGGA
It includes:
- a CDS encoding Putative six-hairpin glycosidase superfamily, glycosyl hydrolase, family 88 — its product is MKITSIAATALASASLSSAAISLPNGWFSIAPEEKIKPGKLNGDPRYLTWMADSQIKHGVEPTHAYTISSFYSGVLRAFERTGDQKYYDYVKHATDILLYPAQNGEILLYNNSNSIDDIRFGHTFLDIYNATGDEIYKTAAQTLRNQIDRTGRTPDGGFYHRYPVYIDQMWLDGIYMLDVFYARWTREFEPDNTTAWDDIALQFDLIDAGTTVDRNRTNGLPLHGFDWAKKAVWADPETGASPHVWGRAVGWYIMALVDVIELFPEDHAGRERLIKYLQSVADAVVAAQDKKTKGWWLVMTPGTEGQWGNYIESSGSAMFVYGLLKSLRLGYIKGDQYLKTALSGYKLLTGTFADTRKSDNALVWGWTVQTGSLSSNGTFEYYASMPLFENDLKGVAPFLFSSYEYELYLEGKK
- a CDS encoding Putative alpha/beta hydrolase-3: MAEQRTVHQPIHPSVRAKLDPEYVALHDAVIQYMEPSEARPWDPASRSAPNPLAHTTQRLSPVGVTRDEDLGGGVQARVFVPEGTAPSPDGWPCMVWLHGGGWVNGGLDSENGFLTHVCRYVRCVVVTINYRHAPEHVYPAAVDDCLAGLKWVVDPANATRLGINTSLVTIAGLSAGGNLAAVLTMKAALANIRPAPISQLLICPVIDSTATAETGWATTKYVPWLTPGRMSWYQNLYFPRPEDKARWDASPCFAPRDVLARSPRTWLAVAEVDLLTPEGLAYAAQLKDAGVEVETEVYKGATHSVLVLAGVHQISRKLVHDACAVLARGFGSTYDPAAAPILSQQE
- a CDS encoding Putative signal transduction response regulator, receiver domain, GAF domain, CheY-like superfamily, with amino-acid sequence MSEAQREREVQRYLQSWQVAQGSSLNVALSVDSIAAPDLHGSGYKPKPSSDKALTAFAQLAVLRLNVKRAMVSLIDTTTQTILAEATRNVQLGDLDDLQDHQSDGLNKDGDQPSSTNGDLWLGAVILSRPDAVCEHSLVNTCTGLDHRGKPYTATGLIVNDCREDSRFCNRPYVLTEPGVRFYAGVPIISRTGHKIGSFAVSDERPHDGLTADEIRFMQGVAQTVMEHLEWARDRVDRFKGERIVRGLATFIEGCSTLNEDHTAPKDELPRSPSTVRPPDMALTSTRRPLPRSNSYFRNAEARDRSKESSTSSQSEPPPPLSETPPSPKKVPQPRADGLSKLFNRAAEVLRQSTLADGVALFGATATTSAAPVSRSRSGRNNSSDEEDVARPATSGSGLDSSDSDTSPASRPCKILSFSVADERARAKIEQGPALSLGILEKYFSMFPMGKTFSFTEAGIGVSSGDDSASDRETMGVDGAVPVDRSEGRRRKVKMVHEELLKKIPGAKAVVFVPLFDYGEDKLAGGCFLWTSVTGRMMNLDQDLSYLRAFSNSIMTQVGRINSQKNEAAKTTFIASMSHELRSPLHGILGSAELLQDTSTDPYQSGLISSIATCGKTLLDTLNHVLDYSKINRLGRAQMRKRARQNQNRPVAITSDSLESLSMTSVVDLAMLVEEVVDAIAAGHAFKKLAGAGPFEAPKPSISVNESNNVRSVVNFQHQGSKGLVSVLIDIDPKTPWLVKTQPGALRRIIMNLFGNALKYTSSGFVLVSLSGQARAEGSKIDALIRVADSGKGMSEEFQQTRLFLPFSQEDTFQPGTGLGLSIVKQIVDSLRGSLEVRSEQNRGTEIDVHLSFSPVSDDAARGEPDDVMRNAVEQTRGLQVVFLDATDGSQIESQPLSTPTAKLTGILTETCTEWFQMSVAREDTASPPEADIYLYSEPPSVEILEKRFRDNTQRSKSRRKAPFVIVSPNAEEAVRILQEHSKLLTEFSEIVEVIPQPCGPRKLAKVFTHCLKRAEDMRENHGAAGIPAGSLTSSEKRIHEVERVGTPLHQDAKVSELEPAMSVQPLIKPLGALAVSPALNGGQPVIVEQKQHTLHILLVDDNQINLKLLVMFMKKCGFSFEQAENGQEALDKFIAASSASTAASASKRRRFDFVLMDISMPVMDGFEATKRIREYERENKLQATTVVALTGLASSDARRDAESAGFDVFLPKPVRFAELQKLLMAE